A region from the Bactrocera dorsalis isolate Fly_Bdor chromosome 1, ASM2337382v1, whole genome shotgun sequence genome encodes:
- the LOC105222731 gene encoding tubulin monoglutamylase TTLL4 isoform X4, translating into MAPISEKRPQPPNTNQIKENGHTSHGHGHTHLHTHTKENASSNASGGKSAGVKTKGLEILDFHESWLEEVELYKDKLYVQKNLLLSSHNHAHTPHGCKIDAPNHYISMNNKYMINVPPGHNEHHNNNNINNNSNNILNGTNVKRQRGGGTPLTGPAIDPSIISNASLNKSNRISIRSNTAAPLTSFSDVTTPMTGVQRPRDEPVGASKSIAHNSKRHSHPHPHTPTNGSPRRSVSPPKRVAGGGPSAGGALGANASNATNAAAINGGTSALSTADKSYIAAPTQKALNKIIVNQFHASSLLNHNDKKSELLTQNGLNKTAATAYETSVYAAQYMPHDNRNTYHNRHPIADNSTYVGVSLAKGGDGDRSKHGNTPEDDPCAAIDDVNDYTDSDSDEEYTGHPFYLVSDLNETHQSRNIRYLPPEQVSNDVTEDSEADTEVSEYFKPECILTPSIFPNVPPYLNFSSHAEKGPAVPPTLHRVLKWKLSPVMPKIVKRVVLNSGFRIIKNTTDWMAVWEKHMKSPGFRTIRSHQKYNHMPGSFRIGRKDSMWRSIHNNMKKFGKKEFGFMQKSYVMPDDLENLRQVWPKNASRLTKWIVKPPASARGTGIRIVNKWSQFPKDRPLVVQKYIERPLLINDSKFDMRIYVVLTSINPLRIYMYKDGLARFASVKYSSELTSLDDRCMHLTNYSINKFSQNYSKNEDFNACQGHKWTLQSLWSCLETRGVNTKRLWATLRNLVIKAIVSGESGLNRMYRQNVNFRYNCFELFGFDVLLDENLVPWLLEINISPSLHSELPLDLHVKGPLIQAVLNTALYQVPPKLNEKQQKDIQQELNLTGPLCHDKRIFTTCLTAEEVRKHNQFTNRSIEFREEYLEPILANLLPDDVRCLIIAEDENARCAPLERIFPTADTHTYLKFIDNPRYYNRLLDAWETRYADYRAEGIELLKRYCSEGYHLNVSDAALEKEPDVALTEIDMLHQKKSEITLVPDNNTTGDSALASKAGSPESTADTSVRSQH; encoded by the exons ATGGCACCAATTAGTGAAAAAAGGCCACAGCCTCCAAATACGAATCAAATCAAAGAGAACGGTCACACAAGTCATGGCCATGGTCATACGCATCTTCACACTCATACAAAGGAGAATGCCAGCAGTAATGCGTCTGGTGGTAAGAGTGCCGGTGTGAAAACGAAAGGTTTGGAAATACTCGATTTCCATGAATCATGGCTGGAAGAAGTCGAATTATACAAGGATAAATTGTATGTGCAAAAGAATCTTTTGCTTTCATCACACAATCACGCTCATACCCCACATGGTTGTAAAATCGATGCACCCAATCATTATATCAGTATGAATAATAAGTATATGATTAATGTACCACCGGGACACAATGAACatcataacaataacaacatcaacaataatagcaacaatattCTAAATGGTACGAATGTGAAACGTCAAAGAGGTGGTGGCACACCGTTGACTGGGCCGGCTATAGATCCGTCAATAATTAGTAATGCCTCGCTGAATAAATCAAATAGGATTAGCATTCGTAGTAATACGGCGGCACCATTAACGTCCTTTTCAGACGTCACCACGCCGATGACCGGCGTACAG CGACCCCGCGATGAACCGGTCGGTGCGTCCAAATCAATTGCGCATAACTCCAAACGCCATTCCCATCCTCACCCGCATACACCGACAAATGGCAGTCCACGGCGTTCGGTATCACCACCCAAACGTGTCGCCGGCGGTGGCCCCAGTGCTGGAGGTGCCCTAGGTGCGAATGCCAGCAATGCCACTAATGCTGCTGCCATTAATGGCGGCACCTCTGCTCTAAGCACTGCCGATAAGTCATACATTGCTGCACCAACCCAGAAAGCATTAAACAAAATCATTGTGAATCAATTCCACGCTAGTAGTTTGCTTAATCATAATGATAAGAAATCGGAACTGCTTACGCAAAATGGCCTTAATAAGACGGCAGCAACCGCTTATGAGACTAGCGTCTATGCCGCACAATATATGCCGCACGATAATCGCAACACCTATCATAATCGCCATCCAATTGCCGATAATTCAACTTATGTGGGCGTTTCTTTAGCTAAAGGCGGTGACGGTGATCGCAGCAAGCATGGCAACACACCCGAGGATGATCCTTGTGCTG CAATCGACGATGTGAACGATTATACCGATAGTGACTCGGACGAAGAGTATACTGGTCATCCATTCTACCTCGTTAGTGATTTAAATGAAACACACCAAAGTAGAAATATACGCTATCTACCACCCGAACAAGTGAGCAACGACGTAACGGAAGATAGCGAAGCCGATACCGAAGTTAGCGAATACTTCAAACCGGAGTGTATATTGACGCCAAGTATTTTTCCAAATGTGCCGCCCTATTTGAATTTCTCATCGCACGCCGAAAAGGGTCCAGCTGTGCCGCCAACACTGCATCGTGTGCTGAAGTGGAAACTTAGTCCCGTTATGCCGAAGATAGTGAAACGTGTGGTGCTCAACTCAGGTTTTCGCATTATTAAAA ACACCACCGACTGGATGGCTGTTTGGGAGAAACATATGAAAAGTCCAGGCTTTCGCACAATACGTTCACACCAAAAGTACAATCACATGCCGGGTTCGTTTCGAATCGGCCGCAAGGATAGCATGTGGCGGAGTATACATAATAATATGAAGAAGTTTGGCAAAAAGGAATTTGGTTTTATGCAAAA ATCTTACGTAATGCCCGATGATTTAGAAAATCTTCGTCAAGTCTGGCCCAAGAATGCTTCGAGGCTGACAAAATGGATTGTAAAACCGCCAGCAAGTGCTCGCGGCACTGGTATACGTATTGTAAATAAATGGAGTCAGTTCCCAAAAGATCGTCCGCTGGTAGTGCAAAA ATATATCGAGCGTCCACTGCTTATCAACGATAGCAAATTCGATATGCGTATTTATGTGGTGCTTACATCGATAAATCCCCtgcgaatatatatgtacaaagatGGCTTGGCGCGTTTCGCATCGG TGAAGTACAGCTCGGAGCTGACTAGTCTGGACGATCGTTGCATGCATCTAACTAATTATAGCATCAATAAATTCTCTCAAAATTATTCGAAGAACGAAGATTTCAATGCATGTCAGGGTCACAAGTGGACACTACAATCGCTGTGGTCATGTCTGGAGACACGTGGCGTGAATACGAAACGTCTCTGGGCGACTTTGCGTAATTTGGTGATTAAAGCCATTGTTAGCGGTGAATCGGGCCTGAATCGCATGTATCGTCAGAATGTCAATTTCCGTTATAATTGTTTTGAACTCTTCGGTTTCGATGTTTTGCTGGATGAGAATCTTGTACCATGGTTGTTGGAAATCAATATATCACCGTCCTTGCACTCCGAACTGCCATTGGATTTGCATGTGAAGGGTCCACTCATACAGGCTGTGTTGAACACAGCGCTCTATCAG GTGCCGCCAAAACTTaatgaaaagcaacaaaaagacATACAACAAGAGCTGAATCTGACGGGTCCACTTTGTCACGATAAGCGCATCTTCACCACCTGCCTCACTGCCGAAGAGGTGCGCAAACACAATCAATTCACGAATCGTTCGATTGAATTTCGCGAAGAATATCTCGAACCCATACTCGCCAATCTACTGCCAGACGATGTACGCTGCCTAATTATCGCCGAAGATGAGAATGCGCGCTGTGCGCCACTCGAACGCATCTTCCCAACCGCCGACACACATACCTACCTAAAATTTATCGACAATCCACGTTACTACAATCGCCTGCTGGACGCTTGGGAAACACGTTATGCTGATTACCGTGCGGAGGGCATTGAATTGCTGAAACGTTATTGCAGCGAGGGCTATCATTTGAATGTATCCGATGCGGCTTTGGAGAAG GAACCCGATGTGGCATTGACCGAAATCGATATGTTGCATCAAAAGAAGAGCGAAATTACACTTGTACCCGATAACAACACAACCGGCGACAGCGCATTGGCTTCCAAAGCGGGCTCACCCGAGTCAACGGCGGACACATCCGTGCGCTCGCAACACTAG